CGGGCTCGCCTGGGTGGTCTTCGTGCAGCTCTACATCTGGCAGGTCCCGATCATCCTGGGAACGGCGGTCGCCGCGGGAGTCGTCGGCCTGTTCGGCAGCGCCTACGCCAGGGCGACCCGGGTGCCCTCGATGGTGCTCACGATCCCGGCGATCGGCTCGCTGCTGCCCGGCACCGCCCTCTACCGGGGCATGCTCGAACTCAACCTCGGCCACGCCGACGCGGGACTGGCGAGCCTGTTGCAGGCGCTGTCGACCGCCCTCGCCCTGGGCGCCGGGGTCATCCTCGGCACGGAGATCCTGCGCGCGGTCACCGGTTCCGACCTGACCAGGCGGGTGCGGCGTCCGGGTGCCCGCAGGCCGTTCATCATCCGCCCGGCCGCCCGCCGCACCCGCGGCTACTGACCGCGCGGCTGCGACGCCGAGCGCCGAGCCCGCCTGCCGGACTCCGTCACGGTGGTGGGGCATGATCGCACGGTGCTTGTCGCGGCACCCCCCATCCGCTGGCGCGGCAGAAGACGCTGCTGCGGCTGACCGGGCACGCCGCGTCAGGCGAGCGACACCAGGTCCAGGTAGTCCGGGCTCCACAGGTCCTCGATGCCGTCCGGCAACATCAGGACCCGGTCCGGGCGCAGCGCCTCGATGGCGCCCTCGTCGTGCGTGACCATCACGATGGCCCCGGGATACGAGCCGACCGCGGCGAGGACCTCGCCGCGTGAGGCCGGATCGAGGTTGTTGGTCGGCTCGTCCAGCAGCAGCACGTTGGCGCCTGAGTGGACCAGACCGGCCAGCGCCAGCCGGGTCTTCTCCCCACCGGAGAGCACCCGGGCCGGCTTGTCGGCGTCGTCCCCGCTGAACAGGAACGATCCGAGCACGTTCCGGGCCTCGCCGTCGGTCAGATGCGGCGCCGCGGACACCAGATTCTGCCGCACCGTACGGGCGGGGTCGAGCGTGTCGTGCTCCTGGGCGAAGTAACCCAGCCGCAGCCCGTGACCATGCACCACCCGGCCCGTGTCCGGGCTCTCGCGCCCCGCCAGAAGCCGCAGCAGCGTGGTCTTGCCCGCGCCGTTGAGCCCGAGGACGACCAGGCGGCTACCCCGGTCGACGGCCAGATCCACCCCGGACAGCACCCGGTGGTCTCCGTACGCCTTGGCCAGGCTGATGGCACCCAGCGGTGTCCGCCCGCACGGAGCGGGCTCGGGCAGCCGGATCCGTGCGACCTTCTCCAGGCGGCGGACCGGTTCCAGGTCTGCGAGCATCCGGTCGGCCCGCCGGGCCATGTTCTTCGCCGCGACGGCGGTCGAGACGTGCGAGCGCATCTTGTCCGCCTGGGTGCGTAGCGCCGCCGCCTTGCGTTCGGCGTTCGCCCGTTCCCGGGTACGGCGCCGCAGATAGCCGAGAGACCCGGTGGCGGTGATGGCCCCGGCAGCGGGCCGCTCCTCACCGGCCAGGGCCTTCATCAGGGTGGTCTTGCCCGCGCCGTTACGGCCGACGAGGCCGATCCGGTCGCCGGGGGCGATATGGAAGGAGACATCGGACAACAGAAGACGGGCGCCGACGCGAATGTCGACACCGCGAACGGTGATCATGGGGTTACGCTCCGGAAAGATCGAGGACACACGGGTGGCGTGAGAGCGGGTCCTTGATCTAAGAAATGCGGGGCGTAGACATGACAGCCAGACTAGCCGCGACCGCCGGCAGCCGCATCCGTATATCGAGCACAGCGCCGACCGGCGGTCACGAGGCAACCACGGACAGGGTGGAGCCGTGGCGGTCCTTGCGGACCCGGAGCTGGGCGGGGACGCGGGTGCGCAGCTCGGCGACGTGGCTGACGATGCCGACGGCCCGGCCGCCGTCGCGCAGTCCGTCGAGGATGTCGAGCACCCCATCGAGGGTGTCCTCGTCCAGGGTGCCGAACCCCTCGTCGACGAAGAGCGTGCCCAGCTCCACTCCCCCGGCCTCGGCGGTGACCACGTCGGCCAGGCCGAGGGCGAGCGCCAGCGAGGTGATGAAGCTCTCGCCTCCCGACAGGGTGGCGGGGTCGCGGTCCGCACCGGTCCAGCCGTCCAGGATGCGCAGGCCGAGTCCGCCGCCGGACCTGCTGCGGTCTCCCGCCGAGCGGCCGAGGTTGTGCTCCAGGAGATAGCGCCCGCCCGACATGTGGTCGAGCCGCTCGTTGGCCGACTCGACCACCTGGCGCAGGCGCTCGCCGAGCACGTAGGACGACAGCCGCATGTTCCACTGGTTGTCACTGGAGTTGCCGCCGGTCAGGGCCGCGAGCCGGTCGGCGAGGCGGTGCCGTTCGGCGGCGGGCAGCCAACGCTCCAGGCATCCGGCCAGCTCGGCGCGGAGCGCGGCCAGCCTGGCCCGGCGGGTCTCGGCCTGGTGCCGGGCGGACAGCAGGCCCGCGTGGGCCGCGTCGGCCGCGTCCCGGACGCGTCGCAGCTCGTCGAGGTCGGGCTCGGGCTCGGCCACGGCGGCGATCAGCTCCGGATCGGCCAGCACGGCCGTGACGGCGGCGCGTTCCTTGTCGAGCTCGCGGAGCCGCGTGGCCTTCTCCTCCTGCTCGGCGGGAGGGCGGACCGCGGCGCGGGCGTCGTCGAGTCCCAGGAATCCCGCCTCGACGGCAGCCGCCTGGGCGGCGGCCCGGGCCGTCGCGAGCTCACCGGCGGTGACCAGCTCCTCCCGGGTGGCCTCGACCGCCTCCCTGAGCAGCTCGGCCTCGTCGGACAGCCGGTCCAGCCTGACGGCGAGGGTCGGGTCCTCACCCCGGGCCTCGTCGATGCGCGCGGTCAGCCGCTCGGCGTCGGCGGTGAGCTTCTCCGCATCCGTACGGCGGGCGGCCAGCGTGACCGCCAGCTCGCGTGAGCGCTCCTGAAGCTCGGTGGTCTCCCCCGCGATCCGGTCGGCCTCGGCCGCCAGCGCCGGCACCGCCCCGGCGGACTCGCGCAACCGGGCCAGGGCCTGCCCGGCCTCCTGGAGCTCCCGTTCCGCGCGTTCGACGGTGAGGTCGGTCAACTCGCACGCTTCGCGGTGGGTGGCGGCGAGGCCGGCGGTGCGGGCCGCCGCGGTGAGAGCGGCGCCGAGAAGGGCCACGTCCTCGGCGAGTCGGTCACGGCGGGCCTGAACGGTGGGATCGGCGCCGCGGGCCCCGTCCAGACGGCCGGTCAGCCGGTCGCGTTCGGCCTGCCATCCGGCCTGGCGGGCACGGCCCTCGGCCAGCAGCCGGGCGATCTCCGCGGCCCTGGCCCTCGCGCCTTCCAGCTCGGCCGCGACGCGGTCCGCCGCCACGCCGAGCGCCGTCTCCCGCCCGGCGGCGGCCATCAGGGCCGCAAGCTCCCGCTCGGCCTCGGCAAGGGCCTCCTGCGCCTGGTCGGCGGCCAGTCCACCGGCGACGGCGGAGGCCTCCTCCAGGCGTGAGGTCAGGGCGGTGACGGTGTTCTCGGCGGCCCGGCGCAGGCCGTCGGCGTCGTCGTAGGCGCGCTGAGCGGCGCGTTCGTCCTCCGCGGTGGGAGCCTCGTCCGCCGGGGCCGCCGGGGCCGGGTGGTCGGGCGAGCCACAGACAGCGCAGGGTTCGCCGGGGTCGAGTTTGCGCGCGAGCTCGGCGGCCATGCCGTCGATCCTGGCCTGGCGGAGGTCCAGATGACGGTCGCGGAGCCGCTGGGCGTGGTCGGTCGCCTCGGCCTGGGCCGTGTGCGCGGTCTCCAGCTCCCCGTGGAGGCTGTCGCGCCGCCGGGCGGCGTCGCGGAGGGCGGCGGCGGCGTCCGCGGCCGCCCGCGCGGCGGGGACCCTGGCCGCCTGGTCCCTGACGGCGGCCAGCCGCGCCGAGGCCTCCGCCAGCGCCGCGGGCAGTTCCTCCTGGGCCGCACCGAGTGCGGACTCCTGGGCCGCCGCGTCGCGGAGCTCGGCGTCGAGGGCGGTGAGCAGCCCGGCCAGTTCGGCGAGCCGGGCCTCGTCGGCGCGCAGCCCCTCCAGGCCGGCGAGCTCCTCCCTGCGTTCACGCTCACCCGCGGCGAGCAGCTCACGGACCTCGTCCTCCTCCGCGACGGCGAGCAGGTTGGGGCGGGTGGCCAGCGCGGAGAGCCTGACAGTCAGGTCGTCGCGGGCGGCGTCCAGGTCGGCGGCGAGGACGTCGCGGTGCTCGGCCGCCCGCAGGCGGGCGGCCGCGGCCTCCTCCGCCGACTCGGCGGCCGGGACCCGGGCGGCGTCCAGGCGGGCGGCCGTGAGGCGGGTGTCCACGTCGTGCCGGAGGCCCGGGAGGAGGGCCAGGCGGGTGTCGGTCCCGGCCTGGGCGGCGGTCAGCTCGGTGATCTCGCGGCCGGACTTCTCACGGTCCTGGACGATCCTCGCCAGGCGTGACTCCTCCTCGCGCAGCCCGCCCAGCCGGGTGATCTCGCGCTGGCGGTCACGCTCCAGCGTGGCCAGACGGCCGGAGGCGGCGTCCTGGTCTCCGCCGAGCACGGGGAGTGCGCGGGTGACGGCGTCGGCGGCCAGCCGGTGCGCCTTGGCGGCCGCCTCGGCCCGCTGCTCGGCCCCCTGGATCAGGGGGAGCACCCGGTCGGCGCGGGCGGCCTCGGCCAGGATGACCTCCAGGTCCGCCCGTTCCTCGGCGCTCTCCTCCAGCACCCGGCTGCGCGCGAGCGCCTCGGCGTGTCGGCGGCGCCGCTCGGCCAGCGCGGCGCCGTGCTCCAGGGCGGTGCGTGCCCGCCGTACCGTGGTCTCGCCCTCGCCGTGGTCCTGGCTCATGGCGGTGAGGGCCCCCGCGGCGAGCTCCTCCAGTGCCCCGGCCCAGCCCAGCGGGTCGTCCTCGGCCGAGAGCGCGGCAGGCGACTCGGCGTCGTCTCCGAGAGGGTCGAAGAGCTCCACCGGGCCGGTCTCCGCGGAACCGGGGACCTGCGCCGGGGCCGCCGGCGCCGTCCCGGCTGTCTCAGCGGTTCCGGGAACCTCCGGGGATCCGCCCCCGGCCAGTGCGGCCAGCAGGTCGGGGCCCGCGGCCTCCTCCAGCCGTTTGACGGCGAAGTCCACTTCCTTGCGGAGGGCCTGCTGCTCGCGGTGGGCCTCGGTCCGCCTGTCTGCCAGCCAGGATTCGGCGGCGGCGTAGACCCTGACGGAGAAGAGGCGTTCCAGGACCTTGCGGCGGTCTTCGCCGTCGGCGCGCAGGAACCTGGCGAAGTCTCCCTGGGGCAACATGGCGACCTGGAAGAACTGGTCGGCGTTCATGCCCAGCAGGGTGCCGATGAGCTCTCCGGCCTCGTCGACCCGCGTGGTCAGCCCGCGCCACTCCCCCGAGGGGGTGAGCTCCTGCAGGACGGCCTTCTCGTTCTCCCTGGTGGTGCCGGTCCCTCTGAGCTTGGGGCGCTGCCAGGCGGGCGCCCGGCTGATCTTCAGCCGCCGCCCCCTGACCGTGACCTCCAGTGTCACACTGGGCCCCCGGCCCGGGGGCGCGTGGTCGCAGCGCAGACTCTTGGCGCTGTCGCGCTTGCCGGGCACCCGGCCGTAGAGGGCGTAGCAGAGCGCGTCCAGCACGGTGGTCTTGCCCGCGCCGGTGGGTCCGTGGATGAGGAACAGCCCGGCCTCGGCGAGGGCGTCGAAGTCGACCTCCTCGTCACCGGGGAAGGAACCGAACGCGCTGATCCACAGACGGTGCGGGCGCATCTACGCCATCGCCTCCTTGGTACGGCAGGCCTCCACGGCCTCCTGGATCAAGCGGGTCTCGTCGGCGTCGGCGGCCTCCCCGCGCACCTCCCGGACGAAGTCGAGGGTGACGTCGAGCTCGGGGCGCCCGGCCAGCTTCGGCCGTGTCACGGCCTCGCGGACGCCGCCCTCCGGCTCGAAGGAGAGCGCGAGGGTGTGCTCGAAACGCGACCGGAGCCGCTCCATGGCGCCCTTCGGCCGGACCGGGTCGGTGAGCGTCACCTGCAGCCAGTGCTCCTCGTAGGGGGCGTGCTCGGCCGAGGTCAGCAGGTCGTCGAGACGCCCGCGGAGCCGGTGGACCGGCCGGGGCACCGGCGCCTCGGCGAACTCCGCGGTCACCTGTCCCGTCGGGCCGAGATCCACCAGCCAGGAGCCCTTCACCTGGCCCGCTTCGGAGAAGGAGTAGGCGATCGGGGATCCGGAGTAGCGCACGGTCTCGCTCATCCGCTGGCGTCCGTGGAGATGGCCCAGGGCCACGTAGTCGACGCCGTCGAAGGCCGAGACCGGGACGTGCGCGACCCCGCCGACGCTGATGTCGCGCTCGCTGTCGCTGGCCTGCCCTCCCGTCACGAACGCGTGGGCCAGAACCACCGACCGGGGGCCCCGGTGGCGCAGATCGGCGCGGATCAGGGACATGGCGTGGTCGATCGCGGCGGTGTGGGTGCGCGCGGGCAGCTCCCAGGGGCCGCGTATCAGCTCGGGCTCCAGGTAGGGGATGCCGTAGAACGCCACGTCGTCGATCACCACGGGCTCGCCGACCCGTCCCGCGTCGGTGCGCAGGTGGACGCCCGCGGCGTCCATGAGGTCGGCGCCGAAGCCCAGCCGGCGCGCGGAGTCGTGGTTGCCGCTGATCAGCACGGTGCGCACGCGCTCGGCGACCAGCCGCCGCAGGGCCTGGTTGCACAGGTCCACCGCGTCGACCGAGGGCAGCGCCCGGTCGTAGACGTCGCCGGAGACGACGACCACGTCGACCCGCTCGGTGCGGACCGTCTCGATCAGGTGGTCGACGAAGGCCCCCTGGGCGGCCAGGAGGCTCTCACGGTGGAACGAACGGCCCAGATGCCAGTCCGAGGTGTGCAGTACGCGCATGTCGCTTGAAGCTAACAGGCCCCAGCCACAAATGCGTCCACTCTGACCACACCGGCCTCTCCCTCTGTCGTGAGGTCATGGGGGTGGGTACGCTGGATGATCAGAGGGAACGATACCGGCATACGGTCCTCACGGAGACGGCGACGATCGGGGAGCGGGTCGGCATGCAGGTGGGCCGAGGCGTGTTGAGCGTGGCTGCGGGCTTGATCCTGCTGGCTCTCGCGATGGTGGGCTACACGCTGCCTCCCCCGTTCGACCCACCGCCGCTGACCACGGACCCGGTCTTCCAGACCCTGCCCGCCCAGCCGCCCGGCGAGGCCCGGCACGTCCCCCTGGCCGCGCAGATCGTCACGCAGGACATCACGGTCGACGTCGGGGACACCACCCTCGAGGCCACGATCCGCGCGCCGCTCACCCCCGGGAGGCATCCCGCCCTGATCTTCGTCCAGGGGGCCGGCCCCGGTGTCCGGAGCGAGTTCACCACCCAGGCCGAGGCGCTGGCCAGGACGGGGATCGTCACGCTCACCTACGACAAGCGGACCGTGCGCTACGACTTCCGCAACCGCGACTTCGGCCTGCTCGCCGATGACGCGCTGCGCGTCCTGGAACGCCTCCGCCTGCGCGCCGACGTCGACCCGGCCCGCATCGGGCTCTGGGGGGTGAGCGAGGGGAGCTGGGTGGTTCCGATCGCGGCCGCCAAGAGCTCCGACGTCGGGTTCACCGTGCTGGTCTCGGCGCCCAACGTCTCCCCCATGCGTCAGGTCTCCTGGGCGATGGGTGAGCAGCTCGACCGGCTGCACGCGCCCAGCGGGGTACGGGATCTGATCATCCGGGCGATGAGCGCGGTCCACATGAACTTCCTGCGCTACGACGGCCTGCCCGCGCTGCGCGGGATCCACCAGCCGGTTCTCGCCTTGTACGGCACGCGCGACCCGTCGATCCCGTTCGTGGAGAGCAGTCAGGCGCTCACCGCCGCGCTCGCCGAGAGCGGCAACACCGACTACACGATCCGCTATCTCGCCGGCGCCGACCACGGCATGCGCATCCATGGAGGACCGTTCGTCCCGGGTTACCTGGAGACGCTGTCCAACTGGGTCAAGGGCCTGCCGGGCACGGCCAGGCCGGCGGTGCACATCGCGGGCGCCACCCCGGTCCAGCGTTACGAGGCCAGCGAGGTCCCCAACGCCCCGTGGTACGCCGGGGGCACGGTCCTGGGGCTCGCGCTCTGCCTGGCCGCCGTCGGATACGTGGTCGGCCCGGTGACCGAGATGGTGCTACGGCTGCGCGGCCGGCAGCTTCCCGCCGATGCCAACGCCCTGATCTGGCCGCCCATCCGGCGCCGGCTCCACCGGATGGCCTGGACCGGGCTCGGGCTGCTGATATCGGTGCTGGCGTTCATCACGCTGCTGGTGCTGTTCTCGGTCAACCAGGCGGGGGCCTGGCCGGCGGTGCTCGCCGGATGGCTGGTCATCCGGATCCTGGCCGTGCTCATGCTGCTGCAGGAGGTCACCGCCGTGGCCGCCGTCGTCTCCGGGATGCGGGAGGGCTGGGAGCCCAGCCGGCCGCAGCGCGCCGCGACCGCCGGGGTGCTGGGCAGCACCGGCCTGCTCCTGGTCGCCGGCGCCTACTACAGCCTGTTCGCGTTCCCGTGGTAGCAGGCGAGCCAGCGGTCCATCTCGGCGAACACCTGCTTGCGCACGGGTGCGGACGACAGCACCAGGTCGTGCATGCCGCCCGGCACCCGGACACACGTCACGTGAGGACCGATCCTGGTCGCCCAGTGGGCGATCTGCCGGGGGTCGAGCACGACGTCGGCGCCCTGTGCCTCCGGCGCGAAGTCGCGCAACCGCAGTCCTTTCTCCGCGCAGAGCACCAGGGTCGGGACGTCCACCCGGAGGCCGCCGTGGAGACGCCGCTGGGCCCGGCGGATCGCGGCCAGCCAGGCCGCGTGCACCGTGAATCCGCCGATCGGCTTCCAGCCCAGGTCGAAGTCCCACTCACCGTGATGGTCGCGGTGCAGGCTCGTGCCGTACGCGGTGGCCGCCGGCCCGAGGGGCAGTACGGCGCGCGGGGACATCCTGGCCATCGGCCTCCTGAGCAGGTCGGCGGCGAGCCGGAGAGGTGAGGGGACGTTGAGGTCGAGGAAGGGGCTGTTGAGCACGAGGCTCTGGACCAGCCCCCGGCCCCGGACCCGGTCGGCCCACAGGGCGGCGATCAGACCGCCGGTGGAGTGACCGTTGAGGACCACCTCGTCGTGGCCGTCCTCCTCGCGGATGATCCGGACCGCCTCGTCGACCTCCGGGAAGTACTCGGTGATGCTGCGCACGAAACCCCGGGTCTGGTGCGGCAGCAGCGAGCGGCCGTACTTGCGCAGGTCCAGGCCGTAGAAGTCGATGCCCTGGGCGACGAAGTGGTCGGCCAGATGGGTCTGGAAGAAGTAGTCGGTGAACCCGTGGAGGTAGAGCACGGCTCTGCCGGTGGGTCCGGGGGCGCGCCGCCGTACCAGCGAGGCGACCACCGCCCCCTCGTAGTCGTCGGCCATGGGCAGGGCCGTGAGTTCGTAGTCGGGGCCGAGAACGTCGCGCATACCGATCAGGTTAGGTCGTAGGGGTTGGCGGGATAGGACGAGATTGCTTCCCGCGGTGTTCACCCGCTCGTCGTCCGCGCGTCCGGGACACCGCCCTACCATCTCCCTGCGGCGCTCGAACGCGCCCGTAAGCGGAGGAATCGGGGAGCAGGTGACAGGCAACTCAAAACCATCCAGGGTCGGCGCGGTCATCGGATGGACGGCCCTTTCCGTCATCGCCCCGGGGGCCGCGCACCTGCGCGCCGGATGGCGCAGGACCGGGCTGACGCTCCTGTCCGTCCATGCCGTGCTGCTGCTGGGGCTGTCGTGGGTCGCGCTCACCGCCGACCTCGGCGACCTCGCCGGACGGCTCGTCGCGTCGTCCTGGCTGACCGTGGTCACCGTGGTCTCCGTCGCCCTCGGCCTCGCCTGGTCCGCGCTGGTCGTGCACTCGTTCGTGGTGCTGAACCCGGCGAGGCTCTCCCGAGCCGGTCAGGCGGCCGCCGGAATCCTCGCGGGCGTGCTGGCGGTGGCCGTGCTGCTGCCGTTCGGCCTGGCCGGGCAGTACGCCGCGGTCTCGCAGTCGGCGCTGGAGGAGGTCTTCAGCGCGCCGGCCACCACAGCGCCGTCGGCGGCCTCGACCGGCGGGGGGGATCCGTGGGCGGGCCGGGACCGGGTGAACATCCTGCTGCTCGGCGGCGACGCCGACACCCACCGGGTGGGTGTGCGGACCGACAGCATCAACGTGGCCAGCATCGACGTCGAGACCGGCGAAACCGTGCTGCTGAGCCTGCCGCGCAACCTGGAGAACGTCCGGTTCGTCCCCGGCTCACCGATGGCCAGGCGGTTCCCCGACGGCTTCCGGCTACCCGCCAACCCGGACGGTTCGCGCGAGGACCTGCTGTTCGCCGTCTGGGAGTACGCCGACTCCCACCCGGAGGTCTTCGGCGGCCGTAAGGGCCAGGGCACCCGGACGCTCATGGAGACGGTCGGCCACACCCTCGGCCTGAAGATCGACTGGTACGCCCTGGTGAACATGTGGGGCTTCGCGCGGCTGATCGACGCGATCGGGGGCGTACGGCTGACGGTGCCGCAGGACGTGGTCTTCGGCAAGTACGACGAGGGGCTGGTCAAGGCCGGCACCCGCAGGCTCCGCGGGGCCGACGCGATGTGGTTCGCCCGCTCGCGGACCAACAGCGACGACTTCACCCGGATGGGACGCCAGCGCTGCGTCCTGGGCGCCCTTCTCGCGCAGACCGACCCGGCGACC
Above is a genomic segment from Streptosporangium album containing:
- a CDS encoding ABC-F family ATP-binding cassette domain-containing protein codes for the protein MITVRGVDIRVGARLLLSDVSFHIAPGDRIGLVGRNGAGKTTLMKALAGEERPAAGAITATGSLGYLRRRTRERANAERKAAALRTQADKMRSHVSTAVAAKNMARRADRMLADLEPVRRLEKVARIRLPEPAPCGRTPLGAISLAKAYGDHRVLSGVDLAVDRGSRLVVLGLNGAGKTTLLRLLAGRESPDTGRVVHGHGLRLGYFAQEHDTLDPARTVRQNLVSAAPHLTDGEARNVLGSFLFSGDDADKPARVLSGGEKTRLALAGLVHSGANVLLLDEPTNNLDPASRGEVLAAVGSYPGAIVMVTHDEGAIEALRPDRVLMLPDGIEDLWSPDYLDLVSLA
- a CDS encoding AAA family ATPase, with product MRPHRLWISAFGSFPGDEEVDFDALAEAGLFLIHGPTGAGKTTVLDALCYALYGRVPGKRDSAKSLRCDHAPPGRGPSVTLEVTVRGRRLKISRAPAWQRPKLRGTGTTRENEKAVLQELTPSGEWRGLTTRVDEAGELIGTLLGMNADQFFQVAMLPQGDFARFLRADGEDRRKVLERLFSVRVYAAAESWLADRRTEAHREQQALRKEVDFAVKRLEEAAGPDLLAALAGGGSPEVPGTAETAGTAPAAPAQVPGSAETGPVELFDPLGDDAESPAALSAEDDPLGWAGALEELAAGALTAMSQDHGEGETTVRRARTALEHGAALAERRRRHAEALARSRVLEESAEERADLEVILAEAARADRVLPLIQGAEQRAEAAAKAHRLAADAVTRALPVLGGDQDAASGRLATLERDRQREITRLGGLREEESRLARIVQDREKSGREITELTAAQAGTDTRLALLPGLRHDVDTRLTAARLDAARVPAAESAEEAAAARLRAAEHRDVLAADLDAARDDLTVRLSALATRPNLLAVAEEDEVRELLAAGERERREELAGLEGLRADEARLAELAGLLTALDAELRDAAAQESALGAAQEELPAALAEASARLAAVRDQAARVPAARAAADAAAALRDAARRRDSLHGELETAHTAQAEATDHAQRLRDRHLDLRQARIDGMAAELARKLDPGEPCAVCGSPDHPAPAAPADEAPTAEDERAAQRAYDDADGLRRAAENTVTALTSRLEEASAVAGGLAADQAQEALAEAERELAALMAAAGRETALGVAADRVAAELEGARARAAEIARLLAEGRARQAGWQAERDRLTGRLDGARGADPTVQARRDRLAEDVALLGAALTAAARTAGLAATHREACELTDLTVERAERELQEAGQALARLRESAGAVPALAAEADRIAGETTELQERSRELAVTLAARRTDAEKLTADAERLTARIDEARGEDPTLAVRLDRLSDEAELLREAVEATREELVTAGELATARAAAQAAAVEAGFLGLDDARAAVRPPAEQEEKATRLRELDKERAAVTAVLADPELIAAVAEPEPDLDELRRVRDAADAAHAGLLSARHQAETRRARLAALRAELAGCLERWLPAAERHRLADRLAALTGGNSSDNQWNMRLSSYVLGERLRQVVESANERLDHMSGGRYLLEHNLGRSAGDRSRSGGGLGLRILDGWTGADRDPATLSGGESFITSLALALGLADVVTAEAGGVELGTLFVDEGFGTLDEDTLDGVLDILDGLRDGGRAVGIVSHVAELRTRVPAQLRVRKDRHGSTLSVVAS
- a CDS encoding exonuclease SbcCD subunit D, whose amino-acid sequence is MRVLHTSDWHLGRSFHRESLLAAQGAFVDHLIETVRTERVDVVVVSGDVYDRALPSVDAVDLCNQALRRLVAERVRTVLISGNHDSARRLGFGADLMDAAGVHLRTDAGRVGEPVVIDDVAFYGIPYLEPELIRGPWELPARTHTAAIDHAMSLIRADLRHRGPRSVVLAHAFVTGGQASDSERDISVGGVAHVPVSAFDGVDYVALGHLHGRQRMSETVRYSGSPIAYSFSEAGQVKGSWLVDLGPTGQVTAEFAEAPVPRPVHRLRGRLDDLLTSAEHAPYEEHWLQVTLTDPVRPKGAMERLRSRFEHTLALSFEPEGGVREAVTRPKLAGRPELDVTLDFVREVRGEAADADETRLIQEAVEACRTKEAMA
- a CDS encoding alpha/beta hydrolase family protein; protein product: MGTLDDQRERYRHTVLTETATIGERVGMQVGRGVLSVAAGLILLALAMVGYTLPPPFDPPPLTTDPVFQTLPAQPPGEARHVPLAAQIVTQDITVDVGDTTLEATIRAPLTPGRHPALIFVQGAGPGVRSEFTTQAEALARTGIVTLTYDKRTVRYDFRNRDFGLLADDALRVLERLRLRADVDPARIGLWGVSEGSWVVPIAAAKSSDVGFTVLVSAPNVSPMRQVSWAMGEQLDRLHAPSGVRDLIIRAMSAVHMNFLRYDGLPALRGIHQPVLALYGTRDPSIPFVESSQALTAALAESGNTDYTIRYLAGADHGMRIHGGPFVPGYLETLSNWVKGLPGTARPAVHIAGATPVQRYEASEVPNAPWYAGGTVLGLALCLAAVGYVVGPVTEMVLRLRGRQLPADANALIWPPIRRRLHRMAWTGLGLLISVLAFITLLVLFSVNQAGAWPAVLAGWLVIRILAVLMLLQEVTAVAAVVSGMREGWEPSRPQRAATAGVLGSTGLLLVAGAYYSLFAFPW
- a CDS encoding alpha/beta hydrolase encodes the protein MRDVLGPDYELTALPMADDYEGAVVASLVRRRAPGPTGRAVLYLHGFTDYFFQTHLADHFVAQGIDFYGLDLRKYGRSLLPHQTRGFVRSITEYFPEVDEAVRIIREEDGHDEVVLNGHSTGGLIAALWADRVRGRGLVQSLVLNSPFLDLNVPSPLRLAADLLRRPMARMSPRAVLPLGPAATAYGTSLHRDHHGEWDFDLGWKPIGGFTVHAAWLAAIRRAQRRLHGGLRVDVPTLVLCAEKGLRLRDFAPEAQGADVVLDPRQIAHWATRIGPHVTCVRVPGGMHDLVLSSAPVRKQVFAEMDRWLACYHGNANRL
- a CDS encoding LCP family glycopolymer transferase, with protein sequence MTGNSKPSRVGAVIGWTALSVIAPGAAHLRAGWRRTGLTLLSVHAVLLLGLSWVALTADLGDLAGRLVASSWLTVVTVVSVALGLAWSALVVHSFVVLNPARLSRAGQAAAGILAGVLAVAVLLPFGLAGQYAAVSQSALEEVFSAPATTAPSAASTGGGDPWAGRDRVNILLLGGDADTHRVGVRTDSINVASIDVETGETVLLSLPRNLENVRFVPGSPMARRFPDGFRLPANPDGSREDLLFAVWEYADSHPEVFGGRKGQGTRTLMETVGHTLGLKIDWYALVNMWGFARLIDAIGGVRLTVPQDVVFGKYDEGLVKAGTRRLRGADAMWFARSRTNSDDFTRMGRQRCVLGALLAQTDPATVLARFNQVALATKELLRTDIPRPMLEHLVPLALKVKNARVTSVQFVPPLINTGYPDWEKIRSVTAKAVRSSAAPRRHLTTTTARPTVAPSAVPAPRTSPRATAAAAPKDITDGCG